A DNA window from Vigna unguiculata cultivar IT97K-499-35 chromosome 10, ASM411807v1, whole genome shotgun sequence contains the following coding sequences:
- the LOC114166817 gene encoding non-specific phospholipase C4-like codes for MSYPIKTIVVLVQENRSFDHMLGWMKSLNPEIDGVTGSESNPISTSEPASNRVYFSDQSDFVEPDPGHTVEDVYEQVFGEPWNESSTTKKVSPTMEGFAQNSVKQKKGSTAETVMNGYKPDLLPVYRELVKEFAVCDRWFASVPGPTQPNRLYVHSATSHGLTTQDTQKLIGGLPQKTIFDSLDENGFSFGIYYQYPPSTLFYRNLRKVKYIDNFHLFDPKFKKHCEEGKLPNYVVIEQRYFDLLSQPANDDHPSHDVAEGQRFVKEVYETLRRSPQWNEILFVITYDEHGGFYDHVPTPVDGVPNPDDIAGPQPFNFQFDRLGVRVPTIIISPWIESGKVLHEPCGPFPTSQYEHSSIPATVKKMFNLPEFLTKRDAWAGTFENLLSLTTPRTDCPVKLPEPMKLREGGAEEDAELSEFQEELIYMTATLNGDHNHNKSAYPKLTHNLTVSEAVKYCETAFQTFLNQCEKAKQSRIDGSQIVHCANPHTPPQSKTFLHKMLSCILCKD; via the exons ATGTCTTACCCCATCAAAACGATAGTCGTTTTGGTTCAAGAAAACCGTTCATTTGACCACATGTTGGGTTGGATGAAATCCCTCAACCCGGAAATCGACGGAGTCACCGGTTCGGAGTCAAACCCGATTTCCACCTCGGAGCCGGCCTCGAACCGGGTTTATTTTTCCGACCAGTCTGATTTTGTTGAACCGGACCCAGGTCACACGGTGGAGGATGTGTACGAGCAAGTTTTCGGCGAACCGTGGAACGAGTCCTCGACGACGAAGAAAGTGTCGCCGACAATGGAGGGGTTCGCCCAAAACTCGGTGAAGCAAAAGAAGGGGTCAACGGCGGAGACAGTGATGAACGGGTACAAACCGGATCTGTTACCGGTTTATCGAGAGCTGGTTAAGGAGTTTGCGGTGTGTGATCGGTGGTTTGCTTCGGTTCCCGGTCCGACCCAACCGAACCGGCTCTACGTGCACTCTGCGACGTCGCATGGGTTGACCACTCAGGACACACAGAAACTCATTGGAGGGTTGCCACAGAAGACTATATTTGATTCTTTGGACGAAAATGGGTTCAGTTTTGGAATATATTACCAATATCCACCATCCACACTTTTTTATAG AAACCTTAGGAAGGTGAAATACATAGACAACTTTCATCTGTTCGATCCAAAGTTCAAGAAGCATTGTGAAGAAGGGAAATTGCCAAACTACGTGGTGATTGAGCAAAGATATTTTGATTTGCTATCACAGCCTGCAAACGATGACCATCCATCGCATGATGTCGCAGAGGGACAAAGGTTTGTGAAAGAAGTGTATGAGACACTGAGAAGAAGTCCTCAGTGGAATGAAATATTGTTTGTGATAACGTACGATGAACATGGAGGGTTCTATGATCATGTGCCAACACCTGTGGATGGAGTTCCAAACCCAGATGACATTGCAGGTCCTCAACCATTCAACTTCCAGTTTGATAGACTTGGTGTTAGGGTTCCTACCATCATTATTTCTCCTTGGATTGAGTCAGGAAAAG TGTTGCACGAACCTTGTGGGCCATTCCCAACATCACAGTATGAACATTCATCAATACCAGCAACTGTGAAGAAAATGTTCAATCTTCCTGAGTTCTTGACAAAGCGTGATGCATGGGCTGGAACATTCGAAAATCTCTTATCTCTCACCACTCCACGTACTGATTGTCCAG TGAAATTGCCGGAGCCTATGAAACTTCGAGAGGGTGGTGCGGAAGAAGATGCAGAATTGAGTGAATTTCAAGAAGAACTGATATACATGACAGCAACTTTAAATGGGGATCATAATCATAATAAGAGTGCATACCCCAAACTAACACACAATTTAACTGTTTCAGAAGCAGTTAAATACTGTGAAACTGCATTTCAAACGTTCTTGAATCAGTGTGAGAAAGCAAAGCAAAGTAGAATCGATGGATCTCAAATTGTTCATTGTGCAAACCCACACACACCACCACAATCCAAAACTTTCTTGCACAAGATGTTGTCTTGTATTTTGTGTAAAGATTAA
- the LOC114166816 gene encoding uncharacterized protein LOC114166816, whose translation MSEMQTPENGELNRMEETKLFCEETKEAQKAAMEKRWKDFKKKMMENRGIILTKFDLLGNTAIHVATRSNPELVREMIEMVPEAERWHALCKPNGEGNTVLHEIVFSKKAMEMAEVVFRFEDQLVPREMEEKKPLVELRNNRGETPLFVAAMHGKLKILRYMANRVGTVGTVDNLPKHFRRSDKYNALHASVIGQHFHVAIWLQRKDETLALERDEKQLTSLQLLSKMPQVFRSHIHLGLVKSIIYILLPDEYDNDEQCQLFKQKKDEENGKEDEPKVCKSAISNINYSFWKSLAAEFEGIDHMWKEKKKHKLAEQLASTLVKYDLSWQVSSNEYNRTLLITMPRDPLNVAKRRRVSVQKREERRKNIEERPERIALFIAAKTGIVEIVKKFLEVYPASIYHVTKNKQNILTMAVKYRQKKILKIIERTGTMESLVGQITDKERTVLHEVARMDYYKAEHLAGVAFHLQDELRWYDTVRRFTPKHYNMHSDIDGHTPEDMLEIEHDGMLKEAQKWLKETAQSCSTVAILVATVVFAAAYTIPGGTENGTPVFLHSSEFLFFTIMDVVALATSLASVVVFLSILTSPCDLWDFHKSLPRKLNLGFALLFLSLMTTMLAFSATMLLTIRLEWKNWTSTLIYSAAFFPVTIFAIIQFPVYVMVRSITKHLWKQVKKVFPTRLIERCMSHC comes from the exons ATGAGTGAAATGCAGACACCGGAGAACGGAGAGTTGAACAGAATGGAAGAAACGAAACTGTTCTGTGAGGAAACGAAAGAAGCTCAAAAAGCAGCCATGGAAAAACGGtggaaagatttcaagaaaaagatgatggaaaaccGTGGAATCATTCTCACGAAGTTTGACCTGTTAGGGAACACCGCGATCCACGTTGCAACTCGCTCCAACCCTGAACTGGTGAGAGAGATGATAGAAATGGTGCCTGAAGCAGAAAGGTGGCACGCTTTGTGCAAGCCGAATGGTGAGGGAAACACCGTCTTGCACGAGATCGTGTTTTCCAAAAAGGCGATGGAAATGGCTGAGGTTGTGTTCAGATTTGAAGATCAGTTGGTGCCACGAGAAATGGAGGAGAAGAAGCCATTGGTGGAGCTCAGAAACAACAGAGGAGAAACCCCTCTGTTCGTCGCTGCCATGCATGGAAAGCTCAAGATTCTCAGATATATGGCTAACCGTGTGGGCACTGTGGGCACTGTGGACAATCTTCCAAAACATTTTCGTCGATCTGACAAATATAACGCTCTTCATGCCAGTGTCATTGGCCAACATTTTC ATGTTGCAATTTGGCTGCAAAGAAAAGATGAAACACTTGCTCTGGAAAGGGATGAGAAGCAATTAACAAGTCTTCAATTACTTTCGAAAATGCCACAGGTTTTTCGAAGCCATATTCACCTGGGACTTGTGAAGAGcatcatatatatat TGCTCCCTGATGAATATGACAATGATGAACAGTGTCAGTTGTTTAAACAAAAGAAGGATGAAGAAAATGGTAAAGAGGATGAGCCTAAAGTCTGCAAATCTG cCATTTCAAACATAAACTACAGCTTTTGGAAAAGCTTGGCTGCAG AGTTTGAAGGCATTGACCATATgtggaaggaaaagaaaaaacataagttGGCTGAACAACTAGCCAGCACTTTAGTAAAATATGACTTATCATGGCAAGTATCAAGCAATGAGTATAATAGGACATTATtgattacaatgccacgtgatCCTTTAAATGTGGCGAAAAGGAGAAGAGTAAGTGTACAAAAAAGGGAAGAGAGACGCAAGAACATTGAAGAAAGACCAGAACGCATAGCATTGTTCATAGCAGCTAAGACTGGAATTGTAGAAATTGTTAAAAAGTTTCTTGAAGTGTATCCTGCATCTATATATCATGTCACTAAGAATAAGCAGAACATATTGACAAT GGCTGTTAAGTATCGACAGAAGAAAATccttaaaataatagaaagaacAGGTACAATGGAATCATTGGTTGGTCAAATCACAGATAAAGAAAGAACTGTCTTGCATGAAGTTGCAAGAATGGATTACTACAAAGCAGAACACTTAGCTGGAGTGGCATTCCATTTGCAAGATGAGTTGCGTTGGTATGAT ACTGTGAGAAGATTCACACCTAAACATTACAACATGCACTCTGACATAGATGGACACACACCAGAAGACATGTTAGAAATTGAGCATGATGGAATGCTTAAGGAGGCACAAAAATGGTTGAAGGAAACAGCTCAATCATGTTCCACGGTCGCTATTTTGGTTGCGACAGTTGTATTTGCTGCGGCATACACCATTCCAGGTGGAACTGAAAATGGAACTCCTGTGTTCCTTCATTCAAGTGAGTTTCTCTTTTTCACAATCATGGATGTTGTGGCTCTTGCTACGTCACTTGCTTCAGTGGTGGTGTTTCTTTCCATTCTCACTTCCCCGTGTGATTTATGGGATTTTCATAAGTCTCTACCAAGAAAACTCAATTTGGGATTTGCTTTGTTGTTCTTGTCGTTGATGACAACAATGCTTGCATTCAGTGCAACCATGTTGCTCACTATTCGTTTGGAATGGAAGAATTGGACTTCCACATTGATATACAGTGCTGCTTTCTTTCCTGTCACCATTTTTGCAATCATTCAGTTTCCTGTTTATGTGATGGTTCGAAGCATCACCAAGCATCTTTGGAAGCAAGTTAAGAAGGTCTTTCCAACAAGATTGATTGAACGTTGCATGAGTCATTGTTGA
- the LOC114166819 gene encoding 40S ribosomal protein S17-2-like — translation MGRVRTKTVKKSSRQVIERYYSRMTLDFHTNKKLLEEVAIIPSKRLRNKIAGFSTHLMKRIQKGPVRGISLKLQEEERERRMDFVPDVSAINTDHIEVDKETMEMLHSLGINDVSGIVQVDPVPVQPTFAFNRRY, via the coding sequence ATGGGGCGCGTGAGAACGAAGACGGTGAAGAAATCTTCACGGCAAGTGATCGAGCGTTACTACTCTCGGATGACCTTGGACTTTCACACGAACAAGAAGCTTCTAGAAGAAGTAGCCATCATCCCCTCGAAGAGGCTTCGGAACAAGATCGCAGGTTTCTCCACCCATCTCATGAAGCGTATCCAGAAGGGTCCTGTTCGCggcatctcgctcaagctgcagGAGGAGGAGCGTGAGCGCCGCATGGACTTTGTCCCCGACGTCTCCGCTATCAACACCGACCACATCGAGGTCGACAAGGAAACCATGGAAATGCTCCACTCCCTCGGAATCAACGATGTCTCCGGCATTGTCCAGGTCGACCCTGTCCCTGTCCAACCCACCTTTGCCTTCAACAGGAGGTACTGA